From Selenomonas sp. AB3002, one genomic window encodes:
- a CDS encoding response regulator: MWQKNYAYEDIPQAIEALPELRRELERHPASKDVLLQIFVAGYGWQEATELLDSLDRELPGLKRTGCSEYISGDMEHPCGVKLNLLGTEEAEILVVDLPCTPGGEEGAASQLKELLDRQEHVRGLELFPVNPALAVTRFMDRVVEGREELPVFGAMANTIGQSLRGEAQEKEVYAIGRKLLSSGFVVVIYAGESLDIYMDYILGWQPVGREFEVTLGERKPMGEGCVKEIDGRPALEVYKKYFGVEWDEFFVVNVCEFPLMVQRRGKPICMVPLAKSDAGALYFSAPVYEGEKLCFSYGTEEEVLGSTMAGSERMKAFGPEAVYMSLCGNRLQFLQEEAHLEWDYYRRYFPELVYCHGHFEISLQRGQGGVLNSSFVAVGFREGKAGEGAPAEVHSQPYHHQGDGIIPLSYRMSRFLHMVTHELSEMAVEAEAANRAKSAFLSSMSHEIRTPINAVLGMDEMILRSTGEDDTYGYARDIQTAGRSLLGLVNDILDFSKIEAGKLSIIPVEYSPADVMRDLVNLIQKRAEDKGLSLKVEMDQAIPKVLYGDEVRLKQVITNLLTNGVKYTETGTVTLRAGFRKVQEGQIALEVAVEDTGIGIKAEDLQKLFAPFERIEEKRNRHVEGTGLGMNITRQLLSLMGSSLEVRSVYGEGSAFSFSLLQDVISWAPAGDFRQAAQAPGLEERKAYKARFTAPGARLLVVDDTPMNLTVMKGLLKATKVTVDTAGGGRECLEKVRENAYDIIFLDHRMPDMDGQETLAELRREPGRSRPEVPVIAMTANNVIGARDMYLQQGFAEYLLKPVDPELLEELVERFLPAGLIEKEGAVSQEDSQPLPKIEGIETEKAAQAMGSPQLYLEVLKEFARAAGENADALEKFAAGGDIANYTIKVHALKSSARIIGAGSLSEMAAGLESLGDEGRLEEIRQKTPALLADYRRLGENLHFLLESEPAEAAQDKPPLEEGQLTEAMTALEEFLRVFDYDSATEVLAMLKEYALPKQVSENVGQLEACIGSFKQEAALELVKEVLSCGEHNG; encoded by the coding sequence ATGTGGCAGAAAAATTATGCATATGAAGATATCCCTCAGGCGATAGAGGCCTTGCCGGAGCTGCGGCGGGAATTGGAGAGGCATCCGGCCTCTAAGGATGTCCTGCTGCAGATTTTCGTGGCGGGCTATGGCTGGCAGGAGGCGACTGAGCTCCTTGACAGTCTGGACAGGGAACTGCCAGGGCTGAAGCGGACAGGCTGCTCCGAGTACATTTCCGGTGACATGGAGCATCCGTGCGGGGTCAAGCTGAACCTCCTGGGAACTGAAGAGGCAGAGATTTTGGTGGTGGATCTGCCCTGCACTCCCGGAGGAGAGGAAGGGGCAGCCAGTCAGCTGAAGGAGCTTTTGGACAGGCAGGAACATGTCCGGGGACTGGAACTTTTTCCCGTGAACCCTGCCCTGGCAGTCACCAGGTTCATGGACAGGGTGGTCGAGGGACGGGAGGAACTGCCTGTCTTTGGGGCCATGGCCAATACCATCGGCCAGTCCCTGCGGGGAGAGGCACAGGAGAAGGAGGTCTATGCCATAGGCCGGAAACTGCTTTCTTCCGGCTTTGTGGTGGTCATCTATGCCGGGGAGAGTCTGGACATCTACATGGACTATATTCTGGGCTGGCAGCCTGTGGGCCGGGAGTTTGAGGTGACACTGGGTGAGAGGAAGCCCATGGGGGAGGGCTGCGTGAAAGAGATTGACGGCAGGCCCGCCCTGGAGGTGTACAAGAAGTATTTTGGCGTGGAATGGGATGAGTTTTTCGTTGTCAATGTCTGTGAATTTCCCCTGATGGTACAGCGGCGGGGCAAGCCCATCTGCATGGTGCCCTTGGCCAAAAGCGATGCAGGGGCGCTTTATTTCTCTGCTCCTGTCTATGAGGGGGAGAAACTCTGCTTTTCCTATGGCACAGAAGAGGAAGTGCTGGGCTCCACCATGGCGGGCAGTGAGCGCATGAAGGCCTTTGGCCCCGAAGCTGTCTACATGTCCCTCTGCGGCAACCGCCTGCAATTTCTTCAAGAGGAGGCTCATCTGGAGTGGGACTACTACCGCCGCTATTTCCCGGAGCTGGTATACTGTCACGGCCATTTTGAGATTTCCCTGCAAAGGGGACAGGGCGGGGTGCTGAACAGCTCCTTCGTGGCGGTGGGGTTCCGGGAGGGCAAGGCGGGAGAGGGCGCCCCTGCGGAGGTGCATAGCCAGCCCTACCATCATCAAGGCGATGGCATCATCCCCCTGTCCTACCGCATGAGCCGCTTTTTGCACATGGTCACCCATGAGCTTTCGGAAATGGCGGTGGAGGCCGAGGCTGCCAACCGGGCCAAGTCAGCTTTCCTGTCCAGCATGTCCCATGAGATACGCACCCCCATCAATGCAGTGCTGGGCATGGATGAGATGATTCTGCGCAGCACCGGGGAAGATGACACCTACGGCTATGCCAGGGATATTCAGACCGCGGGCCGCAGTCTGCTGGGCCTGGTAAACGATATCCTGGACTTTTCCAAGATCGAGGCGGGCAAACTCTCCATTATTCCCGTGGAATATTCCCCGGCAGACGTCATGCGTGACCTGGTGAACCTGATCCAGAAGCGGGCAGAGGACAAGGGCCTCAGCCTGAAGGTGGAAATGGACCAGGCCATTCCCAAAGTCCTCTACGGGGATGAGGTGCGCCTGAAGCAGGTCATCACCAACCTCCTGACCAATGGGGTGAAATATACGGAAACAGGCACCGTGACTCTGCGGGCAGGCTTCAGGAAGGTGCAGGAGGGGCAGATTGCCCTGGAAGTGGCTGTGGAGGACACGGGCATCGGCATCAAGGCCGAGGATTTGCAGAAGCTCTTTGCTCCCTTTGAGCGCATCGAGGAAAAGCGCAACCGCCATGTGGAGGGCACGGGGCTGGGCATGAACATCACTCGTCAGCTGCTGTCTCTGATGGGAAGCAGCCTTGAGGTGCGAAGCGTCTATGGGGAAGGCTCTGCCTTTTCCTTCAGCCTGCTGCAGGATGTCATCAGCTGGGCTCCTGCCGGAGATTTCCGTCAGGCGGCGCAGGCACCCGGACTGGAGGAAAGGAAGGCTTATAAGGCCCGCTTCACAGCACCTGGGGCCAGGCTGCTGGTGGTGGACGACACCCCCATGAACCTCACGGTGATGAAGGGGCTGCTGAAAGCCACCAAAGTAACCGTGGATACAGCCGGGGGCGGCAGGGAGTGCCTGGAGAAGGTCAGGGAAAATGCCTACGATATCATTTTCCTGGACCACCGCATGCCGGATATGGACGGACAGGAAACCCTGGCAGAGCTGCGCCGTGAGCCGGGCAGATCCCGCCCGGAGGTGCCGGTGATTGCCATGACTGCCAACAATGTCATTGGCGCTAGGGATATGTATCTGCAGCAGGGCTTTGCTGAGTACCTGCTGAAGCCCGTTGACCCGGAACTGCTGGAAGAACTGGTGGAGCGTTTCCTGCCCGCCGGGCTGATAGAAAAAGAGGGGGCGGTGTCCCAAGAAGACAGCCAGCCCCTGCCAAAAATAGAGGGCATAGAGACAGAAAAAGCCGCCCAGGCCATGGGCAGCCCGCAGCTCTACCTGGAAGTGCTGAAGGAATTTGCCAGGGCTGCCGGGGAGAACGCTGACGCCTTGGAGAAGTTTGCAGCTGGCGGCGATATCGCAAACTACACCATCAAGGTACACGCCCTGAAAAGCTCTGCCCGCATCATTGGGGCCGGCAGTCTGTCAGAGATGGCAGCCGGGCTGGAGAGCCTGGGCGACGAGGGTCGGTTGGAGGAGATCAGGCAAAAGACCCCGGCCTTGTTGGCAGATTATCGCAGGCTGGGGGAGAACCTGCATTTTTTGCTGGAGAGTGAGCCTGCAGAAGCAGCTCAGGATAAGCCTCCTCTGGAGGAGGGGCAGCTCACTGAAGCCATGACGGCCTTAGAGGAATTCCTTCGCGTGTTCGACTACGACAGCGCCACCGAAGTCCTGGCTATGCTGAAAGAGTACGCCCTGCCAAAGCAGGTGTCAGAAAACGTGGGGCAGCTCGAGGCCTGCATCGGCAGCTTCAAGCAGGAAGCTGCTCTTGAACTGGTAAAAGAGGTGCTTTCCTGTGGAGAGCATAATGGATAA
- a CDS encoding alpha/beta hydrolase, translating into MHADLTGLPPMLIRTGGYELFLDENLALAKKAAEAGVDITLTVYPAMSHDFALLLPELQESVDSFKEIRDFVRRHLD; encoded by the coding sequence GTGCATGCTGACCTTACAGGATTGCCGCCCATGCTGATCCGGACTGGCGGCTATGAGCTTTTCCTGGATGAGAACCTGGCCCTGGCCAAAAAGGCTGCTGAGGCAGGAGTGGATATAACCTTGACAGTATATCCCGCCATGTCCCATGATTTTGCCCTGCTGCTGCCGGAATTGCAGGAAAGTGTGGATTCCTTCAAAGAAATCCGTGATTTTGTCAGACGGCATCTTGATTGA
- a CDS encoding TetR/AcrR family transcriptional regulator: MPKISEEEMQARRESIIDACAKLYETMSFKDITLKEVGKVTTFNRTAIYNYFNTKEEIFLALLQREYELWVADLNGMIAEHTSMSRRELAAALSQSLEKRQRLLKLLSMNHFDMEENSRQENLVEFKRAYGASIKAVHHCLDKFCPEMSEEEKVSFLYAYFPFMYGIYPYVVVTDKQRQAMEAAEVGFKYYSIYEISYNCLCKLLEVEKR, from the coding sequence ATGCCCAAAATTTCGGAAGAGGAGATGCAGGCGCGGCGGGAGAGCATTATTGATGCTTGCGCCAAGTTGTATGAGACCATGAGCTTCAAGGATATCACCTTGAAGGAAGTGGGCAAGGTAACCACTTTCAATCGCACAGCCATCTATAATTATTTCAACACCAAGGAAGAAATCTTCCTGGCGTTGCTGCAGAGAGAATATGAGCTGTGGGTGGCAGATCTGAATGGGATGATAGCAGAGCACACCAGCATGAGCCGCAGAGAGCTGGCCGCTGCTCTGTCCCAATCTCTGGAAAAGCGTCAGCGGCTCCTGAAACTGCTGTCCATGAATCACTTCGACATGGAAGAAAACAGCCGTCAAGAGAATCTGGTGGAATTCAAAAGAGCTTATGGCGCTTCCATCAAGGCGGTGCACCACTGTCTGGACAAGTTTTGCCCGGAGATGAGTGAGGAGGAAAAAGTCAGTTTCCTCTATGCCTATTTCCCCTTCATGTATGGGATCTATCCTTATGTGGTGGTGACTGACAAGCAGCGGCAGGCCATGGAGGCAGCAGAGGTGGGATTCAAATATTACTCCATCTATGAGATAAGCTATAACTGTCTGTGCAAACTCCTGGAGGTAGAAAAGCGGTGA
- the thiD gene encoding bifunctional hydroxymethylpyrimidine kinase/phosphomethylpyrimidine kinase encodes MKKVLTIAGSDSGGGAGIQADIKTMTMNGVFAMSAITALTAQNTIGVQGIFEVPPEFLARQLDSIFTDLRPEAVKIGMVSSAPLIEAIAERLVFYKAENIVVDPVMVATSGARLIAEEAVEALTSRLFPLAAILTPNIPEAEVLCGGHIETVQDMEEAAGVIGEKFGTSVLLKGGHAVNEANDLLYSQGELEWFQGKRIDNPNTHGTGCTLSSAIASNLAKGFTMEEAVRRAKAYISGALAAGLDLGAGSGPMAHNFALTGCFAEECHSKA; translated from the coding sequence ATGAAAAAAGTATTGACCATAGCTGGCAGCGATTCCGGGGGTGGCGCCGGCATCCAGGCGGATATCAAGACCATGACCATGAACGGGGTCTTCGCCATGAGTGCCATCACGGCCCTGACAGCCCAGAATACTATAGGCGTACAGGGTATCTTTGAGGTACCGCCGGAATTCCTGGCCAGGCAGCTGGACAGCATCTTCACGGATTTGCGGCCGGAGGCAGTGAAGATAGGCATGGTTTCTTCTGCGCCTTTGATTGAAGCCATTGCGGAGCGCCTGGTCTTTTACAAGGCGGAAAACATCGTGGTGGACCCCGTCATGGTGGCCACCAGCGGGGCAAGGCTCATAGCGGAAGAGGCGGTGGAGGCCCTGACATCACGTCTCTTTCCCCTGGCTGCCATACTGACGCCCAATATCCCCGAGGCAGAAGTGCTCTGTGGTGGTCACATTGAGACAGTGCAGGATATGGAAGAGGCTGCCGGAGTCATCGGGGAGAAATTCGGCACATCCGTGCTACTCAAGGGTGGTCATGCGGTAAATGAGGCCAATGACCTGCTGTACAGCCAGGGAGAGCTTGAATGGTTCCAGGGCAAACGCATTGATAACCCCAACACCCACGGCACAGGCTGTACTCTGTCCTCGGCCATTGCCTCCAACCTGGCTAAAGGCTTCACTATGGAGGAGGCCGTAAGGCGGGCCAAAGCATACATCTCCGGCGCTTTGGCTGCCGGACTGGATTTAGGAGCCGGCAGCGGCCCCATGGCACATAATTTTGCCCTGACAGGCTGTTTTGCGGAGGAATGCCATAGCAAGGCCTGA
- the thiE gene encoding thiamine phosphate synthase → MKCAKEWLPLYAVTDRSWLAGRTLYEVAEAALKGGVTCLQLREKELNHESFLREAGSLKELCDRYQVPLIINDEVEIAIESQSAGVHIGQHDEPAAEVRRRLGPDMLLGVSAQTVEQAVKAERDGADYLGVGAVFPTGTKLDAEDVSYDTLKEICAAVSIPVVAIGGIKRENLGKLSGSGIHGAAVVSAIFAAPEAEVAARALRAAVRTELGV, encoded by the coding sequence ATGAAATGCGCTAAGGAATGGCTTCCTCTCTATGCCGTCACTGACAGGAGCTGGCTGGCTGGCAGGACTCTTTATGAAGTGGCAGAAGCGGCCCTGAAGGGAGGCGTCACCTGCCTTCAGCTGAGGGAAAAAGAGCTGAACCATGAGAGTTTTCTGCGGGAGGCAGGTTCCCTCAAGGAACTTTGCGACAGGTATCAGGTGCCGCTGATCATCAATGATGAAGTGGAAATAGCCATAGAAAGCCAGTCTGCAGGTGTCCATATAGGGCAGCATGATGAACCTGCCGCTGAGGTGCGGCGGCGCCTGGGGCCGGATATGCTGCTGGGGGTCTCGGCCCAGACGGTGGAGCAGGCAGTCAAGGCAGAACGTGATGGCGCAGACTATCTGGGAGTGGGGGCGGTATTTCCCACCGGCACCAAGCTGGATGCGGAGGATGTGAGCTATGACACCCTGAAGGAAATCTGCGCGGCAGTTTCAATTCCTGTGGTGGCCATAGGCGGTATCAAGAGGGAAAATCTGGGCAAGCTGTCAGGCAGCGGCATCCACGGGGCAGCCGTGGTGAGCGCCATCTTTGCCGCCCCTGAGGCAGAGGTGGCGGCCAGGGCGCTGCGCGCAGCGGTGCGGACAGAACTGGGGGTGTGA
- the thiM gene encoding hydroxyethylthiazole kinase yields MLDFELILANVRQKTPLIHNITNYVTVNDCANILLACGASPIMSDDADEVEEITSICGGLNINIGTLNRNTIPSMLLAGKRANELGHPVLLDPVGAGASKLRTETACQLIRELKLAVIRGNASEIKTLAVGTGSTKGVDADERDQATADNLERIIAEARKLSVSTGAVIAITGATDIIVDGKQACLIANGHPLMSKVTGTGCMLSALLAAFVTANQEQPFEATCAAVIAMGLCGEIAQRRLSSLDGNSSYRNYLIDAVYNLTADQLQEGAKYEMR; encoded by the coding sequence ATGCTGGATTTTGAACTTATTCTTGCCAATGTACGCCAAAAAACACCCCTGATACACAACATCACCAACTATGTCACGGTCAATGACTGTGCCAATATCCTGTTGGCTTGTGGCGCTTCGCCTATCATGTCCGATGATGCGGATGAGGTGGAGGAAATCACCTCCATCTGTGGCGGCCTGAACATCAATATCGGTACCCTGAACAGGAACACCATTCCCTCCATGCTTTTGGCGGGTAAACGGGCCAATGAGCTGGGACATCCCGTGCTGCTGGACCCTGTAGGCGCAGGGGCTTCGAAATTGCGCACGGAGACTGCCTGCCAGCTCATAAGGGAGCTGAAACTGGCCGTCATACGCGGCAATGCCTCCGAGATAAAGACACTGGCCGTGGGCACGGGCAGTACCAAGGGGGTGGACGCCGACGAAAGAGACCAGGCTACGGCTGACAATTTGGAGCGCATCATCGCCGAGGCCAGGAAGCTGTCTGTCAGTACTGGTGCAGTGATTGCTATCACCGGTGCAACGGATATCATCGTGGATGGAAAGCAGGCCTGCCTGATTGCCAATGGTCACCCCTTGATGAGCAAGGTCACCGGCACAGGCTGCATGCTTTCCGCTTTGCTGGCGGCTTTTGTGACAGCCAATCAGGAACAGCCCTTTGAAGCCACCTGCGCCGCCGTCATTGCAATGGGGCTCTGCGGCGAAATTGCCCAGCGCCGTCTTTCTTCGCTGGATGGCAACAGCAGCTACCGCAATTACCTTATCGATGCGGTATACAATCTGACCGCAGATCAGCTGCAGGAAGGGGCAAAGTATGAAATGCGCTAA
- a CDS encoding RsiV family protein: MKKIMLVVASLLWAICFTLAYIANADAAPRAISGFFKQVHHHNDMDRDGRGEYELFRMSFAGLGVNKEIRAAYPLLTQTIERMNKKEWQCAQENRTRMKGEAAAFRQENPSYYHPFAYNTDVLMRRADTMAVSFLQYNYTGGSGVHGIYAWHGVNLNTVTGTELPLEAVITDQGALAEAICERLRQDYPQSPFDKLEETIAQRAAEGTLNWTLDPQGITFYFNPYEIASYAEGLLTATILFKEKPSLFQSTYCETPTAYAQPFIGYYPVVTSLKDNGQRDVISLRFTDEAVYVKVNDVEEAIPVPLKDLEPVLIHMEDGRNYLYIDGLQPGTSVRKTLAVQIGSHSVRYIDTLPYSFRHTIAVSPAVQEYWNFLTNPNGFYFDQSSGFTRDSKTDICSVNEKGTLAYG; encoded by the coding sequence GTGAAAAAAATAATGCTGGTAGTTGCCAGCCTCCTTTGGGCAATCTGCTTCACATTGGCTTATATCGCCAATGCTGACGCCGCTCCCAGGGCCATAAGCGGTTTCTTCAAGCAGGTCCATCATCATAACGACATGGACAGAGACGGAAGGGGAGAATACGAACTCTTCCGCATGAGCTTTGCGGGGCTTGGCGTGAACAAGGAAATTCGCGCAGCCTACCCACTGCTCACCCAGACCATCGAGAGGATGAACAAGAAGGAATGGCAGTGCGCCCAGGAAAACCGTACCCGCATGAAGGGAGAAGCAGCCGCCTTCCGCCAGGAAAATCCAAGTTACTATCACCCCTTTGCGTATAATACTGACGTGCTCATGCGCCGGGCCGATACCATGGCAGTTAGCTTCCTGCAATACAATTACACCGGAGGTAGCGGCGTCCATGGCATTTACGCCTGGCATGGGGTGAACCTCAATACCGTCACCGGCACGGAGCTGCCTCTGGAAGCAGTCATCACGGATCAGGGCGCCCTTGCTGAAGCCATCTGTGAGCGTCTCCGCCAGGACTATCCCCAGAGCCCCTTTGACAAGCTGGAAGAAACCATAGCCCAACGCGCCGCAGAGGGTACCCTGAACTGGACACTTGACCCTCAGGGAATCACCTTCTACTTCAATCCCTACGAAATCGCTTCCTATGCTGAGGGGCTGTTGACCGCCACCATCCTGTTCAAGGAAAAACCGTCACTCTTCCAGAGCACCTATTGCGAAACTCCCACCGCCTATGCCCAGCCCTTCATCGGCTACTATCCCGTTGTCACTTCCCTGAAGGACAACGGCCAGCGGGATGTCATCAGCCTCCGCTTCACCGATGAGGCTGTATATGTAAAGGTAAATGACGTTGAAGAAGCGATTCCTGTCCCTCTCAAGGATCTGGAGCCTGTGCTCATCCACATGGAAGACGGCAGGAACTACCTCTACATAGATGGCCTGCAGCCTGGCACCAGCGTCAGGAAGACCCTGGCCGTACAGATTGGCAGCCATTCCGTCCGCTATATTGATACCCTGCCCTACTCCTTCCGCCACACCATCGCCGTGTCCCCTGCCGTACAGGAATACTGGAACTTCCTCACCAACCCCAACGGCTTCTACTTCGACCAGAGTTCCGGCTTCACCAGAGACTCCAAGACGGATATCTGCTCGGTGAACGAAAAAGGCACCCTGGCCTACGGCTGA
- a CDS encoding P-II family nitrogen regulator, translating into MSVQKINKVEIITRSSKLDELVQALNDIGVLGMTVSQVFGSGLQRGHKEVYRGQEYHINLVPKVKIETVVCEVPVEKVLETAQKVLRTGQFGDGKIFVTELSDAVRIRTGHRGPEAIKDIPGEVKEKD; encoded by the coding sequence ATGAGTGTACAGAAGATAAACAAGGTAGAAATCATCACCCGCTCCAGCAAGCTGGACGAATTGGTGCAGGCTTTGAACGATATCGGTGTGCTGGGCATGACCGTGAGCCAGGTTTTCGGCAGCGGCCTCCAGCGGGGACATAAGGAGGTCTATCGCGGCCAGGAGTACCACATCAATCTGGTGCCCAAGGTGAAGATTGAGACGGTGGTCTGCGAGGTGCCTGTGGAAAAGGTGCTGGAAACCGCCCAGAAGGTGTTGCGCACCGGCCAGTTCGGTGATGGCAAAATCTTCGTCACGGAACTTTCCGATGCAGTGCGCATCCGCACCGGTCATCGCGGCCCTGAGGCCATCAAGGATATTCCGGGAGAGGTGAAGGAGAAGGATTGA
- a CDS encoding ammonium transporter — protein MLNTGDTAWVLISAALVFIMTPGLALFYGGMVRSKNVLTTIMQSMFVLGLISVEWVILGYAMAFGTDINGFIGSLDKVGLEGVGLAILEGGTIPELAFVAFQCMFAALTPALITGAFAERLRFSAFCFFILLWAILIYNPMAHWVWGGGFLAELGALDFAGGLVIHILSGVSGLTICLLLGKRHGYGKRAMLPHNLPMTVLGAALLWFGWFGFNAGSALGANELAANAFVVTQAAAAAALVAWVILEWNFNGKPTLLGAVSGCVAGLVAITPAAGFVTPLASLIIGAVGGAVCYFAVAVLKQKLGYDDSLDAFGIHGIGGTWGSIATGIWATTAVNPDGANGLFYGETHLFFAQIISTVVAYALGIAGSYVLYKIVDHFISMRVDEAEEIAGLDLVEHGEQGYSGGTIGGSPILGALENSSELLARTVMASGHSAVK, from the coding sequence ATGCTTAATACAGGAGATACCGCCTGGGTGCTCATAAGTGCAGCCCTGGTGTTCATAATGACTCCCGGCCTGGCGCTGTTCTACGGCGGCATGGTGCGGAGCAAGAATGTACTGACTACCATTATGCAGAGCATGTTTGTGCTTGGACTTATTTCCGTTGAGTGGGTTATCTTAGGTTATGCCATGGCCTTTGGCACGGATATCAATGGCTTTATCGGCAGCCTGGACAAGGTTGGCCTTGAGGGTGTGGGCCTGGCCATCCTGGAAGGCGGCACTATCCCTGAGCTGGCTTTCGTGGCCTTCCAGTGCATGTTTGCCGCTCTTACCCCGGCCCTGATCACCGGTGCTTTTGCCGAGAGGCTCCGCTTCTCCGCTTTCTGCTTCTTCATCCTGCTCTGGGCCATCCTCATTTACAACCCCATGGCTCACTGGGTATGGGGTGGCGGCTTCCTGGCCGAGCTGGGAGCTCTGGATTTCGCTGGCGGCCTGGTCATCCATATCCTTTCCGGTGTGTCCGGTCTGACTATCTGCCTGCTCTTGGGCAAGCGCCACGGCTATGGCAAGCGTGCCATGCTGCCCCATAATCTGCCCATGACGGTGCTTGGTGCCGCGCTCCTCTGGTTCGGCTGGTTCGGCTTCAATGCAGGCAGCGCCCTGGGGGCCAATGAACTGGCTGCCAACGCTTTCGTAGTGACTCAGGCGGCAGCAGCTGCTGCCTTGGTGGCATGGGTGATCCTTGAGTGGAACTTCAACGGCAAGCCTACCCTCCTGGGTGCGGTTTCCGGCTGCGTGGCAGGCCTGGTGGCTATCACTCCTGCAGCAGGTTTTGTAACTCCTTTGGCTTCCCTTATCATCGGTGCTGTAGGCGGTGCTGTTTGCTACTTCGCTGTAGCTGTGCTGAAGCAGAAGCTGGGCTATGATGATTCTCTTGATGCTTTCGGCATCCATGGCATTGGCGGCACCTGGGGCTCCATCGCCACTGGTATCTGGGCAACCACCGCTGTGAACCCTGACGGTGCCAACGGCCTTTTCTATGGCGAGACTCACCTGTTCTTTGCACAGATCATCTCCACGGTGGTTGCCTACGCTTTGGGCATTGCCGGTTCCTATGTGCTTTACAAGATTGTTGACCACTTCATCTCCATGCGTGTGGACGAGGCTGAGGAGATTGCCGGCCTTGACCTGGTGGAGCATGGCGAGCAGGGCTACAGCGGCGGCACCATCGGCGGCAGCCCCATCCTGGGCGCTTTGGAGAATTCTTCCGAGCTTTTGGCCCGTACCGTTATGGCCAGCGGCCACAGTGCAGTGAAGTAA
- a CDS encoding transaldolase family protein produces the protein MKLIIDDAHIDQIRKIYEYYPVDGVTTNPTILAKSGRQPYEVLKEIRAFIGEEAELHVQVTAREAEGMVEDAHRIIKELGKSTFVKVPSVPEGFKAMMALHHEGVRLTATAIYTPMQAFLAAKAGADYAAPYINRIDNMGYNGVKVAKDIHDIFRNNGLQTEVLAASFKNSQQLLELCEYGVGASTVSPDVIFALVKNKAITSAIDDFIADFEGLVGAGKTMKDC, from the coding sequence ATGAAGCTTATCATCGACGATGCCCATATTGACCAGATCAGGAAGATTTACGAATATTATCCAGTAGATGGTGTCACTACCAATCCCACCATCCTGGCCAAGAGCGGGCGGCAGCCCTATGAGGTGCTGAAGGAAATCCGCGCATTCATCGGCGAAGAGGCGGAGCTTCATGTGCAGGTGACGGCCCGGGAGGCAGAAGGTATGGTGGAGGATGCCCATCGTATTATCAAGGAACTGGGAAAGAGCACCTTTGTGAAGGTTCCCTCTGTCCCCGAAGGGTTCAAGGCCATGATGGCCCTGCACCATGAAGGCGTGAGACTAACTGCCACCGCCATCTACACCCCCATGCAGGCCTTCCTGGCGGCCAAGGCCGGGGCTGACTATGCCGCACCATATATCAACCGCATTGACAATATGGGCTACAATGGCGTGAAGGTGGCCAAGGATATCCACGACATCTTCCGCAACAACGGCCTCCAGACCGAGGTGCTGGCTGCCAGCTTCAAGAACTCCCAGCAGCTCCTGGAACTCTGCGAGTATGGGGTAGGGGCTTCCACCGTGTCCCCGGACGTGATCTTCGCCCTGGTGAAGAACAAGGCCATCACCTCTGCCATAGACGATTTCATTGCAGACTTTGAGGGACTGGTAGGAGCCGGCAAGACCATGAAAGATTGCTGA